Below is a window of Streptomyces sp. NBC_00223 DNA.
CACGGCCACGTACTGGCCGGTCCCGGTCAGTCCCGAACTCCTGGTGCGGTCGAAGACCCACTGGACAGGGCTGCCCACCGCCGCGAGGAAGGGCTGGTCCAGCACCTGTCTGTCGTAGATCACATGGACATTGAGGATCGGCGCGGTGCCGATGCGCAACAGCTTTTCCGGCTCTTCCAGCGCGCCTTCCGGCAGCAGGCCGTGCGCCTCGTGCTGAGGCACCGCCAGCACCACGGTGGCGGCGTCCAGTTGCTCGCCGCGGCCGGGTCCGGTCTCCACCGTGACCTGCCAGCCTCCGTCCGGGGCCGCCTCGATCCCGGCCGCCCGGCCGCGCAGCACCGTACGCACCCCGGCCGCCTCCAGCGCCCGGCGGGCCCGCAGGTCGTGCAGGTCGCCGAGGGGAGCCGAGGCCCAGCCGATGTCGGCGGCGCCGGGGTCGGAGAGCAGCCCGGTCTTGAAGACCATCGCGGCCAGGCCAAGCGAGGCATTGCCCGCGGTGGCGTTCAGGGTGGCGACGCCGACCAGGTCCCACAGCGCCTCGATGGTGCGGGGCGACTGCCCGCGCGCGGCCAGCCAGCTGCCGAAGTCCGTACGGTCCAGGGCCGGATCGGCCAGGTCCAGGCCGCGCAGGGCGAGCGCGGCCCGGCCGACCGAGGCGCGTTCGCGCAAGCTGAGGTGCGGATAGCGGACCAGGCTCGTGGCCAGATGCAGCGGTACGGGCAGCGCGCTGCGCCCCAGCCGCCCCATCCGGCCGGTGTCGGCGTCGAACACCGGTACGTCGAGCCGGTCCTGCAGGGTGATCAGGTCCCGGGCCTCGATCCGGTCCAGGAACCACTGGTAGGCGGTGCAGCAGCGCAGAAAGACATGCTGGCCGTTGTCGACGCTCAACTCGCCGCGCTTGAAGGAGAAGGCCAGCCCGCCCAGCCGCGGCCGGGCCTCGGTGAGCGTCACCCGCAGCCCGGCGTCGGCGAGCGCGAGCGCGGCCGTGGTGCCGGCCAGCCCGCCGCCGATCACCACGGCGGTGCGCCGTACCTGCTCGTCACGGCCCGGCCCGGTGCCGGTGGTCGTGGTCATGCGCCCTCCCCTGGGGCCGCGCCATAACAGGCGCGGCGGGCCGTCGCGGAAAGTGACGCCGTACGCGTCGTGAGGGTTGCTCGGTCGTGTCCGTCGTGCCGTGCGGCTGGACCCGCGCTGAAGCGGGTGGGTCTCACGCGTCACCCCGGGGGCCGCGCGCGGTACGCCTGGCGTCGAGTCCGGCCAGGCCGCGCACGGCGACGTACGCCTTCTCCCGGCCCGGCAGCGAGACCCGGCCGCGCAGCACGGCCTCGGGGTCGGCGGCGATCCGCTCCAGCAGCCGGCGGTAGATGCCGGCCATGGCGGAGACGCACGCACCGCTCCTGCGGTCGAGCATCGGCAGCAGCCGGTAGCCGGTGGCGAACAGCGCGCGGGCACGGCGTACTTCGAACTCCACCAGACCGGCGAAGTCCGACCCGGGCGGCGCGGTGTCCCCGTGGAAACCGTCCGCGCAGCCGAACTTGGCGAGATCCTGGGCAGGCAGATATGTACGTCCGTTGCCGGCGTCCTCGCGGACGTCCCGGAGGATGTTGGTGAGTTGCAGGGCGAGGCCGAGCGTGTCGGCATATTCGGCGGCACGTTCATGATCGTGCCCATTCGTGGTGCCGAAAACCCCCAGCGACAGCCTTCCGATGGCCCCGGCCACACAACGGCAGTAAACGGCCAGGTCGTCCCAGGTTTCGTACGTTTCTCCGCGGACGTCCATCAGCACGCCGTCGATGAGTTCGTCCAGGCCGCCGAGCGGCAGCGGGAACTTCGCGGCGCTGTCGGCCAGCGCGACCGCGACCGGGTCGGTGTCGTCCTCGCGGACCTCGCCGGCCCGGACCCGGGTGAGCACCGTCCGGGTGGCGTCGAGGCGTTCGGCCTTCTCCCCGGGGGCCAGATCGCCGTCGCCGATGTCGTCGACCCGCCGGGAGAACGCGTAAAGGGCGGACATCGCCTGCCGCTTGGGGGTGGGCAACAAGCGAATGCCGTACGCGAAGTTGCGCGCCTCATGGCCGGTCACGGTCTCACAGTACCTGTATGCGGCAAGTACTTGAGCGGACGTGTGGGCGGAA
It encodes the following:
- the hpnE gene encoding hydroxysqualene dehydroxylase HpnE, with the protein product MTTTTGTGPGRDEQVRRTAVVIGGGLAGTTAALALADAGLRVTLTEARPRLGGLAFSFKRGELSVDNGQHVFLRCCTAYQWFLDRIEARDLITLQDRLDVPVFDADTGRMGRLGRSALPVPLHLATSLVRYPHLSLRERASVGRAALALRGLDLADPALDRTDFGSWLAARGQSPRTIEALWDLVGVATLNATAGNASLGLAAMVFKTGLLSDPGAADIGWASAPLGDLHDLRARRALEAAGVRTVLRGRAAGIEAAPDGGWQVTVETGPGRGEQLDAATVVLAVPQHEAHGLLPEGALEEPEKLLRIGTAPILNVHVIYDRQVLDQPFLAAVGSPVQWVFDRTRSSGLTGTGQYVAVSQSAVQDEIDLPVAELRARYLPELERLLPAARGAEILDFFVTRERNATFAPAPGVAALRPGAATRAPGLFLAGAWTATGWPATMESAVRSGLHASREALSALGLPYESGVLEAA
- the hpnD gene encoding presqualene diphosphate synthase HpnD; its protein translation is MSRTVNGSAHTSAQVLAAYRYCETVTGHEARNFAYGIRLLPTPKRQAMSALYAFSRRVDDIGDGDLAPGEKAERLDATRTVLTRVRAGEVREDDTDPVAVALADSAAKFPLPLGGLDELIDGVLMDVRGETYETWDDLAVYCRCVAGAIGRLSLGVFGTTNGHDHERAAEYADTLGLALQLTNILRDVREDAGNGRTYLPAQDLAKFGCADGFHGDTAPPGSDFAGLVEFEVRRARALFATGYRLLPMLDRRSGACVSAMAGIYRRLLERIAADPEAVLRGRVSLPGREKAYVAVRGLAGLDARRTARGPRGDA